A region from the Diadema setosum chromosome 17, eeDiaSeto1, whole genome shotgun sequence genome encodes:
- the LOC140240588 gene encoding uncharacterized protein, translating into MRGEPGEKGEKGNLGPIGPVGEMGERGPRGLRGPRGEIGAPGPMGKKGFQGYPGPYGPEGPPGPKGRTGPEGYEGYPGPQGPPGYPGPPGPEGPKGDMGIGGSEGEQGEQGPKGEKGTPGEVGDPGTKGASGPDGYKGDTGDIGAPGRPGALGLRGRKRGGKGEKGEKGDKGRQGWTGAIGYPGRRGTRGLLGLRGFRGRRGQKGTPGVKGDKGQVGFDGAKGDKGEIGLQGPRGSRGPRGNASHGEDGRDGTPGIDGLKGEKIF; encoded by the exons ATGCGGGGCGAGCCAGGGGAGAAGGGGGAGAAGGGGAATTTAGGACCCATTGGGCCAGTGGGAGAAATGGGCGAAAGGGGCCCCAGG GGGTTGAGAGGGCCTAGGGGAGAAATTGGTGCCCCAGGACCAATGGGGAAGAAGGGCTTTCAGGGGTACCCAGGCCCCTACGGACCGGAAGGACCACCGGGACCTAAG GGCAGGACGGGGCCAGAGGGCTATGAGGGCTACCCTGGGCCACAAGGTCCCCCAGGCTATCCTGGGCCCCCTGGACCAGAGGGCCCCAAGGGTGATATGGGAATAGGAGGGAGCGAGGGTGAACAAGGAGAGCAAGGACCCAAAGGAGAGAAGGGGACTCCC GGAGAAGTAGGAGACCCAGGAACCAAAGGGGCATCGGGACCAGATGGTTACAAG GGAGATACAGGAGATATTGGAGCCCCGGGAAGACCAGGTGCTCTGGGACTAagg GGCAGGAAGAGAGGTGGCAAGggagagaaaggggagaagggTGACAAGGGCAGACAGGGGTGGACTGGAGCTATCGGTTACCCAGGGCGACGAGGGACAAGGGGCTTATTG GGACTGCGAGGCTTTCGAGGTCGTCGGGGGCAAAAGGGGACCCCCGGAGTCAAGGGTGACAAGGGACAGGTGGGCTTTGACGGAGCGAAAGGTGACAAAGGAGAAATT GGCCTTCAGGGACCGCGTGGCTCACGTGGTCCAAGAGGGAATGCTAGCCATGGAGAGGATGGAAGAGATGGGACACCTGGAATTGATGGACTCAAAGGAGAGAAG ATATTCTGA